ttctccccttacttaacaatttagtaccttccatcaaatttactgtagaaaatgaaaatatttgtatgttactatttttagattgcatgatccatagacaaggaaacaagtttaagtttagcttatacagaaaaaacaccaatgtgtgctcatatatcaattattactcatctcaacatgacagagttaaattatgatcatttcagtctatgttccttagggcattacgtattcgcAGTCtagactttattgatgatgagtttgaaaagatatattctattacatctaagttaaagtaccctatatatttcattgataaatcccttaagttagcaaagaaatcattttatagagttgagcccaaacctcccattgacaccaagaatcttttaattctcccttttaataataaattcactttgcttcccatgttgcttcaatcctttaatgtaaatgttgcctttagcaacaataatactataaagaatatcttaatcaggaattcaccaaaaactTCTCttcgttgcatctataaagtttcttgtggaaactgtgataaatcttatgttggtcagactggtaaggatctttctgttagacttaagcaacataaatatagaataagaacgggacaagaatcaaatgccttgtttaatcatgttaaaaactatgatcattgtattgactgaagtaacgtcatctcagttgttaactctatctgtattaccaagagaaatatcattgaatcttctattattaagtacacaaNNNNNNNNNNNNNNNNNNNNNNNNNNNNNNNNNNNNNNNNNNNNNNNNNNNNNNNNNNNNNNNNNNNNNNNNNNNNNNNNNNNNNNNNNNNNNNNNNNNNtatatatatatatatatatatacatatatatatatatatatatatatatatatatttttttttttttatacctggtcgctgtctcccgcggttgcgaggtagcgcaaggaaacagacgaaagaaatggcccaacccaccctatacacatgtacatacacacgtccacacacgcaaatatacatacctacacagctttccatggcccaccccggacgcttcacatgccttgattcaatccactgacagcacgtcaacccctgtataccacatcgctccaattcactctattccttgccctcctgcatgttcaggccccgatcacacaaaatccttttcactccatctttccacctccaatttggtctccctcttctcctcgttccctccacctccgacacatatatcctcttggtcaatctttcctcactcattctctccatgtgcccaaaccatttcaaaacaccttcttctgctctctcaaccacgctctttttatttccacacatctctcttacccttacgttacttactcgatcaaaccacctcacaccacacattgtcctcaagcatctcatttccagcacctccatcctcctgcgcacaactctatccatagcccacgcctcgcaaccatacaacattgttggaaccactattccctcaaacatacccatttttgctttccgagataatgttctcgacttccacacatttttcaaggctcccaaaattttcgccccctcccccaccctatgatccacttccgcttccatggttccatccgctgacagatccactcccagatatctaaaacacttcacttcctccagtttttctccattcaaactcacctcccaattgacttgaccctcaaccctactgtacctaataaccttgctcttattcacatttactcttaactttcttcttccacacactttaccaaactccgtcaccagcttctgcagtttctcacatgaatccgccaccagcgctgtatcatcagcgaacaacaactgactcacttcccaagctctctcatccccaacagacttcatacttgcccctctttccaagactcttgcatttacctccctaacaaccccatccataaacaaattaaacaaccatggagacatcacacacccctgccgcaaacctacattcactgagaaccaatcactttcctctcttcctacacgtacacatgccttacatcctcgataaaaacttttcactgcttctaacaacttgcctcccacaccatatattcttaataccttccacagagcatctctatcaactctatcatatgccttctccagatccataaatgctacatacaaatccatttgcttttctaagtatttctcacatacactcttcaaagcaaacacctgatccacacatcctctaccacttctgaaaccacactgctcttccccaatctggtgctcttatatatatatatatatatatatatatatatatatatatatatatatatatatatatatatatatatatataatgtagagagagagagagagagagagagagagagagagagagagaaaaatatgaacgaatgtggccttttttgtctctccctggcgctacctcgctgatgcagggggtggcaatgctgtttcctgtgatatTGGGCGGctccgggaatgaatgaaggcaagcgagtatgaatatgcatatgtgtatatatgtacatgtgcatatgctgatatgtatatgtatatatatgggcatgtatgtatatgtgtatttatatgtgcgatgggtctttcttcggctgtttcctggtgtgtgtgtatgtgtgtgtatgtgtatgtgtgcgactTAACTGGAGCACTTCGGCTGTTGATGGTGGAAAGTTTAAATGTGGGACAAGCATGAGTCCTGAGGATGCCCATATAAATGGAACTTACAGGATTCAGAGTAGAGGAACTTTTCTATTCGTGCATTGTAATGTATTTGATTTTATTCTGCATATAAACAAATTACAGAATAAATGTATTTGGTGCTCTAGAATACCGCTGACTTCCAGCTGATGAATTATTTCATTGATGAGTCTCAGGACAATACGAAAATATAAGATTTATAAAATATATCTCAAAATGTGAAAATATTTCTCGTATGGCATTGACATACGAGTAACCCACAAGTCTTCAGGGACGTGACGCAGTCAGAAGTATTCATGTCGCACCTGAAATCTAGGCACATGCGCCGAAGAATTCTGATATGTCGCAGTCTTGATCACAGCAACGTTTCATGACGTCACGGACCGTTTCCCTCCTCTTACGAAGGGCAGCCAGGCCAGTATTCCCGTTCATGTTTACTCCCCTAATCCCATTTTCTGCATCTCGAGTGAAGTCGTTGATCGCCCCAGTATCTAGTTGCCCAGAGGCACTAGAGTAACCTGCGATTGCCTGACGGCGGTAACGGTTGTCAACATGGAAGGCTGAAACAATAAAGATAATGTTTAAATTCACGTATCCACCACACTGAACACATGTAGAAAACattagctctgtaatttgaacttgTAGCATTACTGGCCTAGACTCACTGAGAGAGAAAAACATGTACTTAGATAAAGGGATAGCTAATACATACCAAGCTCTAACAAGTACGGCTAGCTATTAGAGTGAGCATTATCCTCTACACAGAGTCTCTGTAACTCAATGACTCATTTCATTAGTATAATCATAGCTGAATTCAGTTAAAGGAGTGTTTCACACAGTGAAAGCTTTTGTTAACTACGACTTCTGTTAATAAAGAGTGAGTGCTGTTACAAGCGCACAAACTGGCCCTCCGGTAGCGCCAGATGGTTGATCTCTTAGTAATCTCTGCTCTCTGTAATGTGTGAAGGTGAAACACTACCACCTACAGTTATAACTGTCTGCCgaaatatttttcctgattaaGTAAATCACcaaaaagtaaagcagttgatgatTATCTATCCCGATCTACAAAACCTTTCGTtaaggttccacatcaaaggttactaacaaaaTTATATCACATGGTACTGATGGgcttgtacttcagtggataggaaattgctTAACTAGCAGTAAACAAAGAATTTTGGTTAATAGTTAATCCTCAGAAATGTTAGACGTAGCAAGTGGAttccacaaggatcagtcttgggaccggttctcttcctcatacataatgattatactgataatgatctGCAGTGCAAGATATCTAAATACGCCGAGGATACAAAGCTGggatatagatatacaaatgaaTTTGAATGTCTACAGATTCAGACTggcataaacaaactgatggactgggctcacagaTGGCAAGTGAATTTCACTatcgataaatgcaaagttttacatatcagaaGTAAAGATGAACaccaagctacagtatgaatgcTTTTAAACTGCAAAAGGTAAGGGAGGAAAGTTTCAGGCGTAATAGTACTTGGTGACCTCAAACTAAGTAAGCAGCgtacagaagcaatgaaaagaacGAGCAAAATTCTTGGATTGATGGGTAGAGCCTTCTAACTTAAGTCCAGGGAAAAAATCTTTACTCTTTGCAATTCACTGGATCGTCCAAATCGTGAACATCGTGTTCAGTTTTGATCATCCTCCCTAAaagaagacatagacagaatggagagaatacAACGTCGAGCTACAAAGATGATTCCCGAAATGGGAAACAAATCTTACGAGAACAGATAAAACGACATGAATCTGTTTgactcagaaaagagaaggttaagaggtgatataATACAAATATTCAAATTATCAAAGGCTCTGACGAACTTGATTTATCAAGTTACTTAAAACTTATTTCGTGTGATCGTACTCGTGGTAATGGATAGAAATtcatgggcaaacgtttgacctcgaaTGAGGCCAGAATTTCTAAtttatggaacgatttgccaattacAGTGACTGCAAGCACTACTATAGATATgcttaagaacagacttgataactGCTTCGATTCAAGTTTACGGATTACATTATTTGCGCTACCATAGTCGCAATGACAATTTtctggttattctctttgaaatatCTGTATGCTCTCTAATTCTTATCGCACAAATCTACTTGCACAAACAGCCACGAAATGACCCAACGGTTTGTTGCTGCCTGAATTCCTTCGTATTCACTGTTTAACTTTGCTTTGCTAAAGATTTGTTTGGCTTGATCCTTATGGATCACGTCAaaaacatcttcactacaggGCAACGAAGTCGAAGATGAAGTGAAAGTGGAGATGGACTTTGACTATTTCTGTGAGAAATAGGTCAAAGGGCAAATGTGTCGAGCGGATAGTAAATGTAAGGGTGTCTCCTTCCACCGAGAACATAATGGTGGGTGACTGGATagttttctatcattttcttatAATATGTCTTGCTACGTCTATATCCCAGCATCAGCCCCCTTGCAACGTCTATATCCCAGCATCAACCCCCTTGCAACGTTTATATCCCAGCATCAGCCCCCTTGCaactcctttctctcctttttccctgtTCCCTGAGACTTACCTGGAGCAGTGACAGCTCGACGGCGACGTTCTAGATTACAGACATCACGCAACAAAAGACGAACATCTCTGCTGGTGCAGACCCTGATGGCTGCGGTGGCCGTCAGTACCACCAACAACACAAGAGCTCCCACAACTCTCATGCTGGACTGGTAATGTGCGTCGTGATGGAGCTGCTGGAGAGGATTTTGCTCTAAAACTTTTGGTACGATATGGATGAAGTTTTGAAAGGGCTGGAGAAGTTTCTATGAAAAGCAGGTAAATTTTCCGTGAGAATAGAACTCCTCTAGAGGAGTGTATTCTGCTGGAGACGGGTGCTTCGAAATGAGTGGTCAACGGTGGCTCTTCAGCTCGGGTTTTAACTGCTGCTGGACGTGGGTGCTGCAAGCTAAGAGGTCCAACGGGGCAATCGCCGACTGGTGACTCATACCTGTAAGAAAAACATTAAAGTATGTGTATTGTTCAGTCATGAACGGAACAAAGTTTGGAATTCTGGTTGTTCGTTAACACCTTCCTAACGACCGTTTGTTATCTTCTCCACTGATAAATATTTTaggaaggaaaaaatatttctataattGGACAAACACTGTCAAGGCATTTTTTTGTCACCGAAAAGCATACATACAATATAGCATTTTACATAACCAACTCGTCGTCAGTGATAGTTCTGAGGGAGTGTTCCCTTGATAGACACTTCATCCTTGTTTTGAAcatggtggaggcgagggtgaatatATATACTAAGAAAGAAGTGACACTACTTTTGAAGCAAGATTTGTGGGAGTGTCTGATAATGTTCAAGAAACTATATTCtttattgatgtgggtaaaactgacagtggatggagagaggtgggtgattattggtgcacctgggcatgagaagaaagatcatgagaggcaagtgttttgggagcagcttagagaccgggtatcagtgatgggttatttaaatTCGAAGGttattaatgtggcagttgagggtataattggtgtacatggggtattaagTATTGTGAATGCAAATagagaagagcttgtggatttctgtgccgAAAAacgctggtgattgggaaaacctggtttaaaaagagaaatatacataagtatacgtatgtgagtaggagagatggccagagagcgttattggattacgtgttaattgataggcgcgtaagaTAGACTTTTGAATATTAGAATAATGAGAGGGACAGGtgatgggatgtctaatcattcaCGGAGGAACAAATCTAAAAAATATTTTGGTGCTTTGGTGCCTCAGATTTTAGACATTATTCTAGGCACATTCACGCCACTGAATAAGGAAGGATatgtccttcatttccttctagcagctcTAGTTTCTGAAATAATGCACCTATAGATGAATGTACCTCTCATGAGCATAGATAGTTCTAAGCGGAGCTTAAAATGTTGTTCTTCTACACAAttgcaacaaatatggatcaatccCAATTGGTCACTCAACTAAGACGACTGAACAGCAGGAAACAATCGCCTTGATCTTacagaagatatcataccacGATCACTAATGGCTAATTTGTGttgatcttaagatggtgacttttctcctgggtcagcagagtgaatacaccaagtatccctgctttatctgtctctgggatcgTAGAGCTAAAGATGAGCACTGGGTTTTCTAACCCAGTGCTCATCCTTAGATGGCCgctgagagaaaacatggtggttggagaaaagaatgtaatctCAGAACCTTTGGTTGACAGAAATGAGATCATTTTACCACcaatgcacatcaaactaggATTAATCAAACAGTTTAtgaaggctttgaacaaagaagggaactgttttgactacatatgcagaaaatttccAACGTTGAGCATGAAaaacccacatttccaagatttaGTGAACAATGCTGAGGCAaatgcatggtcttcgttcactctgGTTGTAAGCAAATTTCTTGggaaccataaagcagataactactctgaactagtggagaacatgATCTCTATTTccgtcaacttggctgtaaaatgagcatcaaagtgcattacctccacacccacttggatCGTTTCCCAGACAACCTTGGTGACCTGAGGAACACGGGGGAACGATTCCACCatgatttaagaaccatggatgaaagataccggggacactgggatacccatacctgggacactgggatacccatacctgggacactgggatacccatatgatgGCGGATTACTGCTGGACCAGTCAACGTGATTATCCTAGGGCAGCTCATCGCAAGAAGTCTTTCAAACGCCGCTTTCGTGAGATGTCTGAGTGAATGACCATTGTAtcgatgatatataactttctatgctTGTTACACCATTATCTGATGCTATGCATGTAATTTAATCGTAAATAAACAAATTCTACTTGTATCAAGCGACTTTTTTTATCGAAAAGGCAACAATTAATGATGTGTGGTCATCAATCCTTGTGCCCGATCGGTTGTGTGCATGGCAATTAGGGTTTTTCATATCTCAATAACCAGAGACAATAGAGAAAAAATGATGGCATATTCAGAATCAGCGACTAAAATGTACCTAAGAATGAGTCTGATATCTCAGGCATCAAATTCTGTGCAACCCTGTGAATTATCTtctggagaaggtgaagatttgtaaaggttttcgcatatgaagagagaatatttgtgagaagagagtggtgagagtaagtgagctaggaaaggacacttgtgtaagggagtaccaggagagactgagtgtcgaatggcaaaagttgagagcaaataacgtgagagggagtggatgagggctgggatgtatttagggaagcagtgatggcatgcgcaaggtgggaggtaggcggaatagaaagggtagtgagtggtgggatgaagaagtaaagttcctagtgaaagagaagagagagacgtttagacgatacttacaaggaaggagtgcaaataactgggaggtttatgtataaaagaaagcggcaggaggtcaagaggaacgtgcaagggttgaaaaacaggGCGAATTAGAgctgtggtgaaaaaaaaaatatattaaactttagggagaaaaaaaagatgtttttagaAGAAGATGAATAACGCTCATCGacaaaaaacaaatgggaacatcggtgaaggggcaagggggaagtaataacggGTAGTgaaaaggaggagtgagtattttgaaggtttgttgaatgtgtttgatgaaagattggcaaatgtaaggtgttttggtcagggtagtgtgcaaagtgaaagcgtcagggagaatggtttagtaaacagaaaagaggtagtgaaagttttccGGAAGATGGACGCCGGTGTGgtggcgggtttgcatggtattgcaaaAGAAATTAGTTAGAAAGGAGAGACTGTTGTTGGctcgttggtaaggatattcagtgtatatatggatcatggtgaagtgcctgatgttGGCGGAATGCACGAATACtggcactgtacaaaggcaaaggggataatgttgagtgttcaaaatacagaggcattagtttgttgactattcttgagaaattatatgggagggtattcactgaaagggtaaaggcatgtacagagcatcaaattggagaagaccagtgtatggcatatgtacgtgtaaggaaaagaggagagtgactggttctcagcgaAGGCCAGTTTGCGGAAAGGGTGTGTCCCcaaggttgtataatttgtttatggatggggtggttagggaggtgaatgcaagagttttggagagagggcttagggaatgagtctgttgttgttcgccgatcaTACAGCTCTGTTTgcttattcgagtgagaaactgcagaatttggttactaagtttaggaaagtgtgtgaaaggagaaagttgagagtaaatgtgaataagagcaaggtaattaggttcagtagggttgagggacgagttaatagggatgtaagttagaatggagaaaaattggaggaagcgaagtgttttaaatatttggAGTAGACTTAAGCAGAgtacggaaccatggaagcgaaaggtggggaagggggagaaggttttgggagcaatgaagaatgtgtagaaggagagaacgttttctcgatcaaaaatgggtatgtttcaaggaatagtagctctaacaatattatatggttgcgaggcatgggatatagacagcgttgtgcggaggagggcggatatgttggaaatgaaaattttgaggacaagatgtggtataaggtggtttcaTAGAGTAAGTGAcgaagggggaagagagatatgtagaaataaaaagagtgtggtttagagagcagaagagggtgtgttgaaatgctttggtcacaaggagagaatgagtgaggaaaggttgacaaaggggatatatgtgtcagaggtggaaggaacaaggagaagcgggagaacaaattggaggatggagtgaataagattttgagcggtcgaggcttaaacatacaggagggtgaaaggtgtgcaaggaatagagtgagttgaaaGTATGTGgaataccgaggtcgatgtgctgtcaatggactgaaccagggcatgtgaagcggctggggtaaaccatggatagatcTGTGATGCGTGGTTATGGATAGGAAGCTGAGGTCtaggagcattacacatgacagctagagactgagtgtgaagaaatttggcctttttgtctgttttccgcGCGCTACCTCGTGGAGGCAGAGGGTAAGGATGCTGTTTTCGgttgggtggggtagcgccaggaatgaatgaaggcaatcaaatatagatatgtacatgtgtatatatgtatatgtctgtgtttgtgtatctatagatatatgtatatgttcctatgagtccaaggggaaatgaaacacagtaagttcccaaatgcactttcgtgtaatgatcacatcatcagggggggataaaagaaagaaatataaaagttagttcatatacaacgaagagacgtagctaggacgccatttggaaaacaaggGACtgtccgaatggaggtcgggtgcgtccaagacaaacaaccagcgtatcataaacttattatgcggaccagaaggggaattatttacaaatttcatcaacaatttgtgtagacctttattaaagttataattcttttcatatttgaaaatagaagatttaatgaaatTCTCAAGGTACTGCagttagagttcataactgagatgctattactccagtcagtacaataatcatactttttaacgtaatcaaacaaagtatttgattcttgtgcTGTTCTTATACGATAATTACGTTGtttaactctaacagaaagatccttacc
The nucleotide sequence above comes from Panulirus ornatus isolate Po-2019 chromosome 68, ASM3632096v1, whole genome shotgun sequence. Encoded proteins:
- the LOC139747320 gene encoding uncharacterized protein — encoded protein: MRVVGALVLLVVLTATAAIRVCTSRDVRLLLRDVCNLERRRRAVTAPAFHVDNRYRRQAIAGYSSASGQLDTGAINDFTRDAENGIRGVNMNGNTGLAALRKRRETVRDVMKRCCDQDCDISEFFGACA